The Yamadazyma tenuis chromosome 2, complete sequence sequence ACATTGTTCAATGCTTTGGATCAGTCTGGGTTGGTTACAACGGTGGTACAAGACTTGATTTCTGACTGTTCTTTGTATGTGTCGTTGTTCAGAACTGCAGAAGGAATCATTTCTGACTTGGTTTCTAAGGTTCAATCTGCTATTAACTCTTCCAAGAGAGATTTGAAGGCCGTGCAAAGACAGGAAAAGCGTACTGCTTTGAAATCTGTTTTAGAAGCTAGATCTAATTTGGATGCTAGACTTGACTTAGATGAGGTTGTGGTTAATTTGTTGCAATCGTTGGCTAACTCAGGATTAGCCAGTTCGGTTGTTAAGTCTATCATCACTGATTCATCTTATATCCCATTTGCCGAAAGCTTGATTTCCGCAGTATTGTCTAGTAATGCCTTGGATTTGGGTGAATTAGTTGATGCTGTTGAAAATACCAACTTGGCTTCTGATTTGCTTAAGTCCATTTTGAATGTTAACACCTTCGATACTGTCGTCACCAATGCTTTTGCTGCTTTCTCTGGTGATTGTTCTACCTCGTCTGGTTCGGGCTCGTCTGGTTCTTCTGCCGCCACTACTTCTGCTGGCTCATCGGGTTCTACttctaccaccaccactactgacCCAtgtaagaagaagagaagaagaagaagaagaagagctAACTACAACTACTAGAGAGACCTGCTCAGGGTACCGTTAAGAAACCCAAAAAAACTGGTCTTTCTTGTGGCGACAACTACGGAAACGGATACGAATATCATACCACTTAATCACCCTTCTGTATAATTGTataattcttcaaaaatatATTTTATGCGAATATTATTATGAAGGGCCCCATCCATTTTACCTTATTAGGCGAAGGCGATGACTGCGAAAAATTATCTTCCGCATTCGGGGCCATTGTAAACACTCGCACTCTAGATAGTTTCAGTAGCACTGTTCCTTTTAAACTATAGTGAACCCATAGAttggttttgttctttAGGTCCTTCCTTTTAATTAACCATTAGCGGATCGTTGTTCCTTAGCTATTATCAATCTCGAATTGGTCAGCAATCATGAACACTGATTCTGAAGCTATCTCGCCTTCAAGACATAAGAGACTTGGGACGTCCGAATTCCAATCTCCTACCAAACCATTGCATAGCATCTTTAGAAGACAAAATTCATTTGATTCGGCGGACAGCTCCACTAGTTTTGGCTCCAATCGTCGTTCTATTTCTCCTATAAGAAAGTCCTTGTCTAACTCGTTGTATAATCCCACAAGCCCTTCACGACTCAGCACTACTGCAGGTAAGCTCAGAAATCTTGTTCCAATGCTTTCAGGGTCCCGATCATCAGTACACACTGATGTATCTCAGATCACTTCCCTCACTTCCCAGTTGTTTCAGCCGGTACAAGATGATTCAACATCCATCAGAGATTTTGCAGACACTTCAggagatgatgatgatgactcTGGCTCTAAATACAGTGCAAGTGTAGAAAGCATACTTCAGGAATACACTGACGATAGTcccaaaaagaagtttttcttcaatgagCACTTTGATGAGAAATCTCTAGCTTCTGTGAAGAGAAACATAAGCACGAAGTCAGTGATCGAGAGGACTCTCAATGAAACCAGGAGCGATTTTGAGGGTACCTCTGGGTCTCATAATAGTTCAGTCGGTCGGTCTTCAAAGGATTTTGCTATCTTTCACGATGCTAGTGGTTTCATTGGCTCAAGTAGCAGTAATCGCAGCAGTTCTGCCAACCCTGCTGCCAATAAGCATATGACAGCATTATCCAGCATCGATAATAATACCTCATCCTCAAGCAGTAGGAATAAAATTTACTATGATACCACTACTTATGATAACTTAAATGAGACTTCCGAGAGACCGTTATTTGAACAGAAGAGTTTCATAAATTCCAGAACCTCATTGAATTCCGGAGAATTATTATCCAAATTGAACCGCTCTTTATCTGATGTAGCAGATCGGCATGTACATCCTTCTAGAGCCGTGGTTGCATATCGAGTGAAGAATTCTCAGTCTCCCAAACTCATCCAAATTCCCAATCCTGAACCAGCTCATTACCATGATTCTGATATCAGCTCCGAAAACTCGATTGGCTCGATAACAGTCCCAACCACACGTGGTATTGTATCTAAGGCTCCTAAGTTTGGTTCAGCTTACCTTGGATCTGCTAGAAGACCTCCTCCACAGGCACCTGTTCAAGATTCATTGTATAAATACAACCAACATGAAGATATGTACCAATCACAAACAACCAAAACAGTGGTTGACGGATTTCCAGCCATTGGAACTGCCCAAAGTAATGTGACATCTCCAGACTACACGGACTATGATGAGAGTTATTTTGGAAACTTAGAAGAGAAACAATCTCAGGAATATGTTGCTCCTCAACATTTCTCATGGTCTTATTTTGTACTTCTCATGGGAATAGGTTTAATTCTTCCACCTATATATTTCTTGGTTTCATTGGGGATTTtcgacaagttgaaaagctCTAAAAACTATTACAACGGAATCTATtatcagcagcagcttCTGGTAAATAGGGGTAGGGTAGTCAAGTTTAGTCCTCGGCAAAAACTTGTGAGCTTCTTTGTTGGAATTCTTTGGTTTTCTATAGTGCTCGGTATGATAGGAGTCGGTTTTGGGTTAACGCAATGAAATGTAAAATAGAATATACATGATCATATCCCCGTATTCGGAGGTGAGATCTAGACTAATTCTTTTTAAAAATTGTTCTTTGTCATAGAAACAGAATTACAAGAATCTGGTATGGATGTAGCAGTAGTCAACATTTGGGATTTAGTATATAACGCTAGCAATAGCCCTAAAGCCTGTTTCATATTCAAATATCATTCTCCAACAAGggtttttgcaactgtCGGATTAGGAGAGGTCGCGAATTAATGATCACAGATGCGAGCAACTGGGGAATTTTGTGGTTTCAATCTTACCCGTACAAGATCTACATATTCACAAAATGGGGAATACACCAGCAAAGGAGTCCAGACCACGGGCTTCGTCTTATAGCAGCAGTAACTCCGGTAGCTATCCTGGGGTAGATACTCAACCGAATCTTGGGTACAGTTACAATTATGGCTACGGCCGGAGCCCAGGATCCCCATTTAACTCCTACTTGGGTGAATCTCGGTCTCGACGTAATACTACATCCTCGGTGTTTGGTCATATAGTACCATCACGTAAGTCCAAGAAActggaagaaaaggatCGACTTCGGGAAGAACATTATATGAACTTGATCGTTAAATTTGACGAATCAGTTGATGGCGGATATTTGGCACCTTACGGAACTTacaaatccaacttggatttTGACCTGGAAATAGTCAGAGGCTTGATAGTGGCTCGGCGGTTGGCCCCATTCTACACGCCTTTACAGGATTTTGATGAATCTTGGAGTGATCAAGAGTTACTTattatcatcaaacaaCTCACATTGCACCTGATTGAAGGAGCATATAGTGGggaagaggaagatgatgatataGACAATCATAAGATTCATAGGTCGTCTAACTTTTACAAAAGACAAGAAcagaagatcaagttgaagatgctcATCGAGAAGATTAAAGAGTTACagaaacaacaagaagatagGTATTTGGAAGCCAAGACATCGAGCTCAGTGGTGAAGTCTTTACCATCCAATAATCTTTTATTGAGGTTATATAGAAACCCAGTTGAATGTCCCATCTGTTTTGTGTTCTATCCGGACAACTTGAATCTCTCCCGTTGctgtttgcagccaatcTGTTCTGAATGCTTTGTGCAAATCAAGAGATTAGATCCCCACCCTCCTCACGATGATCCCACCAATGCCAATACTGTGAAAAGAACCACGGAAGAATTACCACACACATTGATCAGTGAGCCATCTAACTGTCCTTACTGTGCTATGACAGATTTTGGAGTTATTTTTGATAAAAACCTTGATTTTTCTACCGGCATCAATGGCATTCCACCGCatgattttgaacaaacGAACAAAAGTACACCCAATGttaatgataatgataatgaaaGTGATGAACAAGCCGTAATGTCGTCATCACCTACCAGTGAACAAGAACCGTCTATAATTCCAACGAAGCTTCGCAAAAGAAGGGAATCTGTTCCGGCAAATTCTCCTCGTGTCATCACGATCGATCAGATACGACCTGACTGGGAAAGTAAGCTTTTATCGGCGAGAAGCAAGTTGGCCCGTAAGGCTGCTGCTGCTAGCGCAATTCATGCTTCCAATTTAATCATTAACCCGGAGACTGAGATGGCTGAGTACGACACCcgtagaagaagaaacacGGGTAGCTCCACGCAGAGCCAACAGAATCTGCGATTGCAAACGATGGAAGAGCGAatgattgaagaagctttaCGTTTGTCGATCatagatgaagaagaacgCAAACGTAAAGAGGAGGAAAAGAAACGCAAAGATAAGTCTAATAGAGATAGATCCTTTTCATAGTTCTGGGTTTTAGTTTTTATACACATATGATAAGAAGGCTTTGTGTTCACCAATTGTAGTAAAGTTAAAGCTTAAATATCCAAGTTAAACAAAAATGCACTAGATCGCAAAAATTGCAAATTTCATACTTAGAATGTGCATAACTGTATATCTGCTTACCAGAGGACTCGGTATAATTGACAAATTACTGTGTTATTCACTTCCATACTATACTGGTCCACCAAGTCCACATTTCTATACAACCAAGTACAATACATTGTATTTTACTGTCATCACGTGATGTGTTGCGAAGAAAATTTGTCGTCAACTAATACATGTTTTATGGCAAATGTTACATTTATCATATCTGAGAATTTCACCCGATTTGGAAATCGCTATCTAGGTTGGGCTAATCTCCACCTTTAATCACATCAAGTCAAAATCGTGCTATCCTTCAGCTAACTTCTTCCCCAGTTCAGAGTATTTTATGACAAGAATGTCACGGGATGAACAGCGCCGCATAAAGCCGTTAAGCGAGAAAATAGTGCGGTGAAAATAAACCTTGCATATTCATAATTACAGTTAAATGGAACAGTTGTCCCAGCTGGTGATAGGAGGAGGTGATGAGTACCTCGTACCTGAGCCCATTAATCAGGTACCAGTAAAGCGACTATTCGATTTTCAGACAGGGAAACTAAAAGAATCCATGAAATTACCAAAAGACTTTGAGCTAGACGACAGCGAAATCCTATTCAAAATTAAATTAATAGCCGTCAACTACGGCAGAGACTTTGAGCTTATGAAGCAGTATAACACAGAAACCAGTACTCTGGGAGGTCGGATTCTACCGTCCAATATCGTTCCGTGCAATAAATTTATTGGTAAGATCTATGCCAGTAACGATGTGAACTTAGACTTCGAGTTGGACAACTCAAAATTCCTTGTGTTTCCTCATACTACTTgtattcaacaaggtttCCCTACATTATGCAAGAACTGTACCCACTATTTGTCGTCACATAGGTCGGCAGTCGGTACATCAAGCTTTTTGCCTTGTTTGGCCAGATTCGAATTTGGGTATAATGTTGATGGGGGTTTACAAGATTTtatcaagatcaaaaatAGTCTGGAAATATTGATCAAAGTCCCCGATAATGTCAGTACACATGATGCAGCTCTCTCATTGGACATCCTGTTGCCATTCTATAGCTACTTCAAGTGGCTTCAAAATAGTGGTAATTATAATCCTACTGACAAAATACTATTGGTACTCAGTGACTCGAGAAAGGAGATGAATGATGTGCTCGTAGTATTCAAAATGCTTCAACTAATAGAGAAAAACGTCACAATTATAGATGCTCCCCAGATTAAAGCTATGACGCCAAGCGAAGAAAACACCTTTCTGTCCCACTTTAATATGGTGTTGACGTTTGATTTCAATCATAGAGTGTTGAATTTTTGCTTCAATAGTATCATTTCCACCGGTCTTGAGTCCACTAAGTCTCGGTACCGGTTTGTCATGTTTAACCAATACTTTCCGGTGGATTTTTCCAACTACAAGCAGTTTGATTTAACTGATAAGGTCATTACCGAGTTTAAATTGAATTGGTTTCATAAATTTGACCTTATTGACTTGCTCTCATATTTGTCTAGTTTGAACAATTCCACTCCTCGCAAGAGTTTAAGTTCGGTTGAAGATTCGACGACGAAAAGCCCTACCAAAAGCGTTTTTTCCGATGCTTCTACAACACTGGAAACCACGTCGTCTTCAACCAAAGGAaaaactgaagaagactACCATAATAATCGTTTTGTCAAACTGCACGAAATAAATGAGCTTTTGTCACTACCATCAAAAGTACATTGGCTTTATTATGAAAAAGATgtggacttggccaacgaATTTCAAAAAACAGACAACTCTCACTCTACGAGGCATATCAATAAACTAATGAAGCTGAACAAAAATGTCAAAATATGCTATAACAATAGACCCAACAAGAGCAAAGTCAACGCTTTCATCTTGTAACTTGTAAATTATTGTATTATAATTATGAAATATGTATGTATAGAACTGTGGTGTTTTAATACACATGCAATATAAATATTACTTGCTCAAATCGTGAATGCTATCTTTGACAAcatctttcaatttcactAAATTGAGGAATCtcaatttttcatcttgTAAATGGGCATTATCACTTGATTGGCCACAAGGAATTTGACATGCTGGGGCATTCAATGTTTTCTCCAAGAACCTAATACTTGGGATAGATCCACCTTCACGGATTAGCAAAGGTTCAATTTCCCAATTCTTTTGTAAGTTTGCATACAAAACCTTGTAGAATGtgttttcaacatcacctAACCAAGGCTCAACTTCGTGGCTTATAGAAATGTCAATTTTATTTGTGgaattcaacttggtgaaattgtcggtcaagaagttgattaGACTATCTTTTATTTGGTTGACTTCTTGATTTGGCACGATTCTCATCGACACTGAAGCTGTGGCAGTTTTGGGGATGATAGTATCATTATTCGGGCCACTTACTTCAATCTTGTGTATGGTAAATGAAGGCTTTGTCCATTGAGCAATCAATTCATCAAGCCTGAATTTGGGATTGTATGAAACAATTTTATCGAAAAATTCAAGTTCCTTGGGACTACTTTCATTGATATTATCATAGAAATTAGGGATAAGAATTTCATTCGTCACTGGGTCACTCAACGTATTCAATACCTGGACTAGGTCCATTGTGGGTTCCTTGCAAACACCACCATGGACACCTGAATGTCGATCTGGATGATCACTCTCCACTTGAATAGAGCAGTTTATAACACCTCTTAAGCCGTAATTTAAGCATGGTCTCTCATCATCTAGCCAATAAGAGTTAGACAATAAAATCCAATCGATATCACCGATTAaatccaagttctccaacaCAGTCTCCTTAAATTGCTTGGAaccattttcttcttcacccTCAATGACAAAAGTAAAGTCAACATCCAATTCATTGGATTCGAAAAGCTCAGCAATAGCGTGGATTATGGCTAAAGTGGGCCCTTTGTTATCACTAGAGCCTCTTCCGTATAAGTACCCATTTTTATTGGTTAATTCAAAGGGGTTCACTGACCAGTTGTTCCTCTCCTCTGCTTCAACCACATCATAGTGGCCATAGTACAAGAGTCTCTTGGCATTCTTACTATTGGAAGTATTCTTGAATGTAGAAATAATAATAGGATTACCATTGTCGATAGGAATCAAATGAGTAGACTTTGCACCAAAACTATCAAAAagcttgatcaagaacttggtaCAATTTCTGGAATCATCCATACATAATTCAGGATATTTCAGAATAGTTTTATAGCTTATaaatttcttcaaattcttcactAGCATGTCATTGTTCAAAACAcctttgaaggttttgattGTCTCCCGTTCTGAAGAGCCCACCATATTGTAAAGAGTGACTACCTTCTTTCCACCTGCCACCAAAGCTATCTGGTCGTCGGGCCTATATTCGTAGGAATATAAGGTTAGGATTGGATCGCTGTTAAGTTTATAGACTCTTCGATTGTAGATCAAATTCAAACCTAACTTATTCCCATAAATTATCATTTGACCCATTGTCACCAATGCATTCACTTGCTCATTATTAGGAGTACTGAAAGACTTGATCATTTGAAACGTCAACAAGTCCCATACGTTGATTACCCCGCTGGATAACCCAGCATACAAATACGTCTGATTTATGTGCATTGAGAGAATTGACTCTTCGTTATGCAAAGATTCAACCTTTGAAAGTGTCAACTTCTCTGTCTGAGGATCACATTGAATTCCCCAAATATTAATCAAACCATCACCTCCCCCACTTATTAAAATCTTGGAATATTGAGGAAAATTGGACAATAGAAACTCATTGGTAAACACCCGAAGGTTGTAAATATATCCAAAATGAGCAAACAGTACTGAATTTATAGTTTCGACTTCACATAAACTaatttctttcaaaaaattgatttctttAGCCTGAGTGCTAACTTTTCCTCCGGGCCCAGTTGAAtcaaaaaacttgttgtATCTCAAATGAGGTAAATTATTTCTGTCTATGGCTATGGCATAGTCTACATTCGAAAAATCAACTTTGCACCACACAATGGAAGCGTTTTGGCAACCGATAAATAAAtgtttcaagaattcaCAGTAGTAAATGGAGAATATATCTCCGATGTCTATGGAAGAATAAATGATCTTGATACACTGGATTCTCTCACTGCTCAAATCATAtatcttgatcaatgaaTCACTTCCAGCCGTAAATAGGTACTTTTCATCTTCGGTTAAGCTGAGACATAAATTTGAACCAGTCATTTCTGGTTCACTTAGTGTTTCCAAATGTGTGtaatcttcaagtgaatAGATAAGGATCTTTCCATTCTGGGTACCACAAATAAGCCGTTTTCTGAGGGGGGCAATAATGCTGGAAATAATACTGTCGTCACTGTTCCATAAGTGGGTCAAGTGAGGTGGTTCAAGCGGGAGACTTTCGGAATTCATTGTGTCTTGAAGACAAGAGGGTTTAATGGAGCCACTAGGAGGTATTGAGGAAGATGGAAACGGACTAGGAGAGTAGCTCTCTCGTAATTCGGTGGCCAGCTGAAAGGAAGAGTTCCTTATGGTATCCACGTAGTCCATTTTTTTCGGCTGCTGGATATGATCACTTCCAGGTATTCTTTGTGGTACAAAAAACTGTGGCAGAATTCAGATCGCGAAGGATTGCAAATGATGAGCTCGAGGTAGAAACATGAAATGTATTGGACAAGTTTATGAAAAATTCTGGAGATTTTCGAAGACAAGCACTTATCATAAGTGTTCTGAGACATTTCATCGATGCATATGGCTGTTTTAGAGCAGCTTTAGAGGCGTATTTCTGAACTATTTCGTCGTAAAAGTCTCCATTTAGCCTCAGGAAGGTACAGAAAATATCGTTGAGATACATACCTTCTCTCTATCCTTATGAGTATGGTTCCGGGTGTTATGTTTACTCTGATACCCTTGAAAATTTTCTCTACCGCCGATAATTGGCATCTGCCAAATTGCCAAATCGCCAAATTCGCATCAGCCTCCATGAAAATCAAAATTGTTAAGTGCTCCTCGTGTGAAAACAACAATTATGTCCTTGGTGTTTGCGGATCTAGAAGATTCCTTGGTGTTCTTACACAAATCTAGTGGTGGATGCTTAGTGGCATCTAACGGCGTGATTGGTGTGAAATCCTCTGTTCCATCGATTTACAAACAAGTGAGTTTTACACCTGTTAGTTGTATTATTGGTCTCATCAGACTTAAGGTCAATTCCTATTTAATCATCGCCAACAGTCATGAAGATGTCGGTCAGATAATGGGTGAGACCATTGGTAGAGTTTCCAGCTACAAAATTCTCCCAATCAACAAACACAAAGATGTTTCTAGTAATCAGGAGGAAACTAattacttgaagttggtcaaaGAACATTTGAATAAGAATGATTTCTACTTTGCTGTTAACAACGTGTTTGATTTAACTAATAACTTGCAGACACAGTACACGGAGCCAGGCACCAAGATTAACCTGGAGTTCTGGTGGAACAAGTACTTAAGTGAGAGCTTGCTTGACGCCGGTGCGAGTCAAGAGTTTATCACTCCAATCATCAACGGTTATGTTAAAAGTAAGTCTATAAAGTTTGCTGGTAGTTATCATAATGAATTCAATTACATTTTGATCACCAGAAAATCCAATGCAAGAGTCGGTACAAGATATTTTAGAAGAGGTATAGATAACGAAGGAAACGTTGCTAATTTCAACGAAACCGAACAAATCATCTTTACCAATAATGATCAAGTTTTGAGTTTCTTACAGATTAGAGGGTCGGTTCCACTTTACTGGagtgaaatcaacaacttgtgCTATAAACCAAACTTGGTCGTTTCTACCAAAAATGCTATTGACGCTACTGTTCAGCACTTTTCGAATCTGGTGTCCAACTATGGGGAGATTTTCTGTGTAAATCtcgtcaacaacaaagGCTATGAATTGCCTATCAAAGAAGGATATGAATCGATTGTGAACAGTTTGCCCTCTACTCTTAAGAAGGCAGTACATTATGTCTACTTTGACTTTCATCACGAATGTAAGAACAtgaagtttgaaaatgcTGACAAATTGATCCCAATCTTGGAAAATATGGGCTTTGACCAAGCCAACTACTTTCATtatgatttcaagaatcaaaaagtGGTGAATTTACAAAAGAAGTGTGTCAGGACAAATTGTATGGACTGTTTGGATAGAACTAACGTGGTACAGTCTATTCTCTCTCGGTACATTTTACAGAAGAATTTTAGTGAGTTGGGATACTTAGACTATGCTACCCCTTGGAAACAAGTGGACCCAGAGTTTAACTTTATATTTCAGAATATTTGGGCTGATAATGCTGATGCCGTTTCTAGAAGTTACAGCTCAACTCCAGCTTTGAAAACTGACTTTACTAGGTTGGGCAAGAGAACTATAAGAGGATCCTTACTGGATTTGAATAATTCCATTATCAGATACTACAATAACAATTACCACGATGGTGTTAGACAGGACTCATTTGACTTGTTTCTCGGAAAGTTTAAGCCGTATGAACTGGTTGAAAATCCGTTCATCGATTACAGACCAAACTATATTCAATTGCTTCCATACTTGTTAACAACCTCgttcttgattttgttttctaTGATATTATACCCTAAAGGGTCTTTGActaacttcaagaacttgctTACGGTGTCGGTCTGTTTAGCATTCCAATTTAACCTGTTCAAGTACATTTTAGCCAACTCTTATCAATTTGTGAACTGGcccaacttggtgaacttggactttttgacTAAAACCAAGGTAAGAGATTCCACTAGAAGAGTTACCGGTATCAAGTACGATACTGCCAAGGACTTTAAAGTGCAAACCAAAAAGAGTAATTAAAGTGGTATTTTTTGTTCCGTATGTATTTTGAATGTAGATAAAGCGACTGAAAAATTAATTTGAGAACTCAAAAAAACTCCTACATGAGCGTGACAGAAGGTGAAGGAATCGTATGTGATGATATTATGATAAGCCCCATTATTAGAGGTCTCTTCCGTGTACTGGAAGACTCCGGGGATGTATGGCGGCACTTTAAGCCAATATGACTAAGGAAAACGCAGACTAACCAGTATAGATTCCTTCTTACATTACTGAATTGACATCAAACCCTGTCATCAGAATCAGGAACATCCATCCAGAATTAACAGAAGATGACTTATCAGGATTACTCAGTCAAATTTCACCCGTAGAATTTGTCAAGTTCGACGCTGATAAGAAGTCTGTTGCTTACTGTGGTTTCCAAGAAAACTGGTCAGAAAACAACGCTGAAtccatcaaaaagttcGACGGTAGAAAGGCAATGGGCAAGATTTTGATTGTGGAGGATCCTTTGAAGCCTAAAACAGTAAAAAGTTTGCAAGACCGGTTGGGACCACTTCCTGGGGCTAGAGAAAGAGGATTCAGAGGACCCAAACGCAGAGATAATCGAGGCCCAAGAGGTCCTAGAGATTCTAGAGATTTCAGAGACCCTGGCGATATCAGACAAAAACAGCGAGGTAGAAGAGAGCCTCCTAAGCCCAAAAAGGTGCCTAAGTCGGTTGAGGACTTGGACAGAGAGTTGAGTGAATATATGAACAGCACTTAGATAGATTTTGTACTATTATATGTTAAACGCGGCCAGAAGTCGCACACCAGAATTAAAAAAAAGTTTAGTGTTAGAGGTACAGATgaacaacgagttgaagcAGCTCTCCGAAGACCTTCACCAGGTGAAAGGATGTGTAGGGCAACTTCAGGGGGCATTTCAGCATATTATGAAAGTTTTTCCACCTCCGAAACAATATGAACAACTCGTACAACTTGTGAATTCTCTAGACCCATCTGGGTTGAGTGCCGACGACAATACCATTTTacaaaagttgaagaacttgttaAATTGTGCGCCTGTAAAGGTGGGAGCCAAGATTAAGCTGCTTGTAGATGAAGATAAATTGCCGTTTCTCCAAGCCCTTGGTGCCATACCAAGCatgaagtttcttcaagcaCCTACTCTTGACTATCTACTTGACTATGGCCATGAATCCTATCGCATAAGTGAGGATTTGGCTATCCTCAAAGAGCTTGAGTCCAGTGAGGATGATCTTCAGGACTCTGCTGAGTATGGAAAAGGAGAAATCCAATTGCCGATGTTATTACCTTTACAAGatgaacttcttttccagAAAGCATTTCATGACCCTTCATTCGTGGACCCCATAATAGAGATTCAAGACGTGAGCAAGTACACGctgttcttcaacactaAACTTATCCACCAGGGAACTTActatttgaagttgatattGTGGGAACTTGTTGACTTTAAATATCCCCACATATATTATGCTGATGCTGAAGTACTTGTACTGAAGCTCATGGATCATAATGTGCTTTTCAAGTTATCACTAGTCTACAGGCTTGTTGAtaatttcaagttcaaattgtcAGACCGGATTTCTTTTGAAAACAAGATTTCCATGATAAGTGATCTCTTTCTAAGTTATATGGGGGCATTATCAATTGAGAAATCATTGCCTGAGCTCAAGATTTGGGTTTATAAAGTGTTCCGAGTTATTCTCCCAAAGCTAAAACAACAAgacttcaagtccaacacGTTAGGACCTGCTATTCGGAGTATGTTCACGTTTACGTTCTCTGAAATGAACTATCATTTTGAGACTCTTGAATCAGATCCATACGTGGTGAAGCTATATATCAAAGGGGTTTCCACGATTGGAACCAACTCTAAGAGCGAGGAATTGGCACAACTTAATGCCATCAAAGAGTTCATGAACAATAAAGACTATAAGCACAAGTTGCTACACGAACAATATCTTATCTCCTACAAAGCAAACGAACTCAAACAAGATGTTGATAGGtttgaaaagcttcttcaagacAATAATATTGCCGTCAGCTACGAGACCAACTCTGCTGGACCCGTTTATCACTGTGTCATTAAATGGAACGCGGTAGTTTTGGGAGTAGGTATCGATAAAAGTGAAACCATGGCCATCAAAAAAAGTCAGCAATCAAGTTATAATAACCTCAGTGTGTTGTTAAAACAAGATAATCTCTGACATTGTAAATTCAAACTCCCTTCACACATATCTAGCCAACCAAATATTAAGCATCGCAAAGTACCCGAAGTGCTCTGCAACAAACAAACGACTTCATAATCCCTTTCTCCTCTCTATATCATGGTGCAGGATTAATCTTATACGTGGTATTG is a genomic window containing:
- a CDS encoding uncharacterized protein (EggNog:ENOG503PV6T; COG:A); the protein is MNNELKQLSEDLHQVKGCVGQLQGAFQHIMKVFPPPKQYEQLVQLVNSLDPSGLSADDNTILQKLKNLLNCAPVKVGAKIKSLVDEDKLPFLQALGAIPSMKFLQAPTLDYLLDYGHESYRISEDLAILKELESSEDDLQDSAEYGKGEIQLPMLLPLQDELLFQKAFHDPSFVDPIIEIQDVSKYTSFFNTKLIHQGTYYLKLILWELVDFKYPHIYYADAEVLVSKLMDHNVLFKLSLVYRLVDNFKFKLSDRISFENKISMISDLFLSYMGALSIEKSLPELKIWVYKVFRVILPKLKQQDFKSNTLGPAIRSMFTFTFSEMNYHFETLESDPYVVKLYIKGVSTIGTNSKSEELAQLNAIKEFMNNKDYKHKLLHEQYLISYKANELKQDVDRFEKLLQDNNIAVSYETNSAGPVYHCVIKWNAVVLGVGIDKSETMAIKKSQQSSYNNLSVLLKQDNL